The Campylobacter concisus DNA segment GGCTCACCTTCATCATACTCACTAAGAGCCAAGGCTTTTTCATAAATTTCTTTTATTGCCACTTTATTTTGGCTTGGATAGATGGTATCAAGTCCGCTCGCAAAAATGCCAATCGTTCGTGGCATAGCAGCTTTATGAGCTGCAATATCAACGCCGATTGCTCCACCACTTACCACGCAGATATTTGCACTTTTTAGTGCTGTACAAAGTGCTGCAACACACTCTTTTGTATAAACACTTGCCTTTCTTGAGCCAACAACTGCGATCTTTGGTAAGGATAAAATCGAAGTATCTCCGATAAAATTTAGCTGTTTTGGTGGATTTTTTAGTCTTTTTAACGGCTCTGGGATAAAATCAAGTCTCATAAAATATCTTTTAGATAAACCACATCAACATCTTTTAAAAGATTATTTTTACTCTCTTTTATAACCGAAATCGTATTTTTCTTTGGATGTCCAATTGCGATCGCGTAGCCTCTTTTTTTAGCCAAATTTACAGCAGCCGCAAGCTCACGCCTAACAGCACTAGCCGATGGATCGTCGTCTAAAAATATATCTCTTGAAATATATGGCTGATTATGTTTTTTTGCAGCTCTTGCTACAGCGGTTTGAGCGATAGTTTTGCTATCAACAAAGACAAAGCCCTGCTGTATCAGCGCCCTATATGCCTTATCCATAGCATCAAAATCGCTTGTAAAGCGTGATCCTGTGTGGTTGTTTGTATATTTTGCACGCGGGAAGTCTTTGCGTATCTTTTTTATCTTTTCGTGCATGCTCTCAAAACTCTCGTTGATCGTGAGAGTGCCTATCTCTGGGCTATCAAAGTGCTTTGCTTGCATCGGAAGATGTATCATATAAAACTCAAATGTTCTTGCGATATTTGGCGTATCTGGATGAGTCTTTGTCGCTGGAAAAATAGACGGTGTGATTTTTAGGCCAAGTGACTTTATCATACTTGCATGTTCAAATGTCGCCACATCGTCTATTATGATGACGAGCTTTGCACGTCCTTGTATGCTGGTATTTGGCGTAAAAGGTACCGCTTCAAAGCTATCTTTTTTTATATTTTTTTCTTCGTATTTTGTTTTTTCTATCTTTTTGGTAGTTAAATTTTCAGCTTTTTTAGCTGGCTCGACTTTTGTGTTCTCGCTTTTAAATTTCTCTTTTTTTTCTATTTCAGCGCTTTTATTTTGATCGACTTTTGCTTCAAAATTTTGAGGTTTTAACTCAGTTTTTTGTTCGATTTTTGAGCTATAAAATGGCTCTATCTTTTGTTCATTTTCTATTACGCTAGGCTCTGTATTTTTATAACTTGCAAGCAAATTTTTAGTATCGTTTTGCTCTTTTTTTATCTCTTCTTTTTTGGCTTCACTCTTTACTTCAGCTATCTTTTTTTGCTCTTTTGGCTCAACTTTTGAATTTAAAGCAAGCTCACTTTTATGCTTAGGATCGGTAAAAATTTTACTTAAATTTTCATCTTCATCAAATTTTAGAGGGTATTTTCTCTTTTCGTACTCTTGTTTTTTCTCTTTACTGGCAACCTTTGGCTCAGCTTTTTTAGAAATTTGCTTCTCTATCTTTGGCTCATTTGCTTTACTTATCTGTTCTGCACCATTATTTTTTATACTAAGAGCTACGCTAAGTGCTATTATCAAAATAGCCGCGATAATGCCGATACCAAGATAGGTTTTATTGTGAGAGCGACCTACACTCTTTTTTGTAGGTCGCTTCTTTGTAGTCTTTTTTTCGCTCAAGGCTTAGTTTTTATTTTGATCTATAAGTTTGCCATTAGTTATCCAAGGCATCATCGCACGAAGTTTTTTGCCAGTTTGATTTAGCAAACTTCTCTCAGCTATACCGCGTTCAGCGTTCATTCTAACATATCCTGCTTTTCTCTCTAGGATGAAGTCTTTTGCAAATTTACCATTTTGAATCTCTTTTAAAACTTCTTTCATGGCTTTTCTGCTCTCTTCGCCAACCACTCTTACACCGCTTACGTAATCACCGTATTCAGCTGTATTTGAGATAGAATAACGCATATCAGCCATGCCACCTTGATACATCAAATCAACGATTAGTTTTAGCTCATGCAAGCATTCAAAATACGCCATCTCAGGCTCATATCCAGCCTCTACAAGAGTATCAAAGCCAGCATTTACTAGTGCGCAAAGACCGCCGCAAAGTACAGCTTGCTCACCAAACAAATCTGTTTCAGTTTCATCTTTAAATGTTGTCTCAATAATGCCGGTTCTACCGCCACCTATACCGCAAGCATAGCTTAGAGCGATCTCTTTTGCCTTTCCGCTTGCATTTTGCTCAACAGCGATAAGATCAGGTATGCCACCACCTCTTACGAATTCGCTTCTAACTGTATGTCCTGGGGCTTTTGGAGCGATCATGATGACGTCTATGTTTGCAGGAGCTTTGATCTGTCCAAAATGAACATTAAAACCATGTCCAAATGCGATAGCAGCG contains these protein-coding regions:
- a CDS encoding divergent polysaccharide deacetylase family protein — protein: MSEKKTTKKRPTKKSVGRSHNKTYLGIGIIAAILIIALSVALSIKNNGAEQISKANEPKIEKQISKKAEPKVASKEKKQEYEKRKYPLKFDEDENLSKIFTDPKHKSELALNSKVEPKEQKKIAEVKSEAKKEEIKKEQNDTKNLLASYKNTEPSVIENEQKIEPFYSSKIEQKTELKPQNFEAKVDQNKSAEIEKKEKFKSENTKVEPAKKAENLTTKKIEKTKYEEKNIKKDSFEAVPFTPNTSIQGRAKLVIIIDDVATFEHASMIKSLGLKITPSIFPATKTHPDTPNIARTFEFYMIHLPMQAKHFDSPEIGTLTINESFESMHEKIKKIRKDFPRAKYTNNHTGSRFTSDFDAMDKAYRALIQQGFVFVDSKTIAQTAVARAAKKHNQPYISRDIFLDDDPSASAVRRELAAAVNLAKKRGYAIAIGHPKKNTISVIKESKNNLLKDVDVVYLKDIL
- the ilvC gene encoding ketol-acid reductoisomerase — encoded protein: MAINVYYDKDCDLSLIQSKKVAIIGFGSQGHAHAENLRDNGVSVVIGLSKGGKSWAKAEAKGFEVKTVSEATKGADVVMILTPDELQAEIYKNEIEPNLKDHAAIAFGHGFNVHFGQIKAPANIDVIMIAPKAPGHTVRSEFVRGGGIPDLIAVEQNASGKAKEIALSYACGIGGGRTGIIETTFKDETETDLFGEQAVLCGGLCALVNAGFDTLVEAGYEPEMAYFECLHELKLIVDLMYQGGMADMRYSISNTAEYGDYVSGVRVVGEESRKAMKEVLKEIQNGKFAKDFILERKAGYVRMNAERGIAERSLLNQTGKKLRAMMPWITNGKLIDQNKN